The window ttggaacagttaaataacctgtagcaatggctgagtaatttgttgtgataatacaaaatatattactcatctgttgagaaagatgaatggtttgtgcaacagatcacacatctgttgcaacatatgagtaatctgtcagagcagttaactaagctgtagcaacgactgagtaatctgttacgacaatataaaatatatcactcatctattgagaaagatgaatggtctgtgcaacaggtcacacatctgttgcaacacatgagtgatctgttggaacagttatcaacggtcaatattgtttagatttcttccaacatagggtcattTATCGCGGCatatgaatgatcagttggaaaaatcaagtcttggacatttcctgttggaagagttgatagaattttatccaacaggaggttcatctgttgcatcggatCATTAATCAGATGGTTCTTCTATTGCATCGAATTTTTGttcgatgcttaatctgttgcaacacgtggttaatctattgcatcagatagttaatttattgcatcatatgatttatctgttgcatcagattataatatgatggttcctctggtgcatcagatggttgatatgttgcatcatatgataaatctgttgcatcagatggttaatatgttgcaccagatgggtaatctgttgggggaaacaaaaaatagtatcacgattttgttcaacaaaaaaaaaacaatttcgccatttttaccaagaataaaAACAGAACAAATTAAcccaaattgttgttttgtttttataaacacaaacaataaaaatcaaacttaaaaaatgcaacaaacaacaaaatatcataattcacttcgaaaagagaagagaagaaataccagaaattagggttttattcagacctcattttaaattaatgcaacaaatattgaaattgttaaccaatactataagagaagttcgcttaagttcctcattttcttcaaaactaaaaagaccataattttttaccaatgaaagaagaaaaggaacgacgaagaatttgaagctgttgtggccgAAGAGTAAGGCTGTCACGtcaattgaaggttgaagtcgaaaagaaactcgaaaCCCAACTATTTGTAATCGAAtattgaagtcgccgaggattgaaatgagaaatttgtagaacagttggttgggagagagttgagataaGTTGTCGAGAGAGGATGAGAGataggttgatttgaattgaagaggggaactcgaagcccaactatttgtaatCGAATATTGAAGtcgtcgaggattgaaatgagaaatttgtagaacagttggttgggagagagttgagataagttgtcgagagagggatgagagataggttgatttgaattgaagaggggaactcgaagcccaactatttatcgccggaggtagaagtcaccgggggttgaagggagaaaagagaggaactcgaagcccaactatttgtcgccggaggtagaagtcgccggcggttgaagggagaaattttgcagaactgttggttgggagggagttgagagaagctgttgagagaaaagagagagtggttgatttggattgaagtggggtgtgggttgggtggatttgtatttttgaaaagattagaaagttttgaaaatattaatcaagtccacaattaacttcatcatgtttcctaatgatgtttgaccctttaagttggtcaatgtcactaatccttcattcaagacttaaaagacatctttccttcaattttctcaggagagtaacatatattatttgaaaattacataaaaattattataaattataatagttgacaacttaaatatctaaaaatatattaaaaatatgattatctaaattctatttgtgtcacataaattgaaacaaacgaCAACATATATCACGGGCCTCGACATTTAGCATAAGAGAGATACAAAACTAGAGCTCCAATTATATACTTTAACTTTCAACTCGAAGATTGAGAATTCGAGTCACAAAAAGAGTAAAAGCGGTGAAAACTTTTAGAGAGCAGTTAAAAAAATCACGCTTtaacaaaatcattaaaaatttcaaaactagtATATAAATtgttttttaacaaaatatatactTACCTCATTTCGTTTTACTTGACCctcttaaaaaaatatgttttttcggaagataaagaaaaatataaaactctattatctatatttaaattttaaattatatatctaatacaagaaaaaatttattttatagttgtttcaatttacttgtccagtttataaaatcaagataaaattatcattttcttttaatactatctttatcattaaatgactacataaaataTTAGTATCAAGTTAATATGTATCAAGTAAAATAAAGTTGAAGGAGTACAAATAGTAGGatagaaatataaaattgatatatataaATGATTCTACCTAGAATATGTAAAAacttgtttaataaataaatcacataaaaaatattattaatttatcgatattaaattattatttttaaaaaccctTAACTAGATTTTCTGCTATTTcatttcactttttcttttacacaCATACGTGAGTTCAAAAAGGGTGTGATCATAAACAGAAACTTTGACAATTTAACTTGTGAGGGGTAAGAATGGTGGTAGTTAAGGTAAATCTAATGTTATTATATGTTAGTTAGTAAAAAGGTGGAGTAATTTACAAGGGATTccaaattgataaaagtaaatcTAAAGAAGAATAATCAAGTTCCCTTTAAGTTAATATGTCCTACATGACTCCACTTCACTTTAGGgttattatttaatttcttcaaaaaGCTCAAATGTCATGTGCTTTCATTTGGGCCCTTACTGTTCTTTCctcatgaatatatattttttcttttttttattttgttgtgcaTAAATTTAGGATAGAGTAGTCTTTAAGCTAAGCTTAAGATAAAATAGTTTTAAGAATTTGAGTCGAAATTCAACTTGGCTTTTACAATATTGGGTCAAACAATCGCAAATGTGATCATACGTTCTTACAGTACAATTGAGCGAAAATTGAATTGAACTCGACTTGATTGTTTAATACTACGTGCTTTCGCACAATATGACAATGATTGGATGAGTTGTGGTACAGCGGATGGGGCTGCTCTACctttaatcagaggtcgaggatTCGACTCtgggcatggagaaaactctgttgggagcgctacccccgaatggggccctaccgGGCGCGAATCCGAATTAGTTGGGCTCCAAGACGGATATCGAACACCGGATTAATAGACATAAGAAATAGTCCTTGCTATTTATCACGAATTATGTATCACCTAATTTTTACCAATCATTGCTACACATGTGTCATCTTCCAGATAACTTTATCGACTAAGATTTAAAAGTGAAAAATCACCGACAATCATTTCAGGCTTTCAACCTTGTTCAAAATGAGTGATATTTCGAACTTTATCAATCAAGACGTAAGAGCAACTCGTCATGTTTTAGTATTTAGTGAGCTTgactaattcaaattttatagtaggaaatttattttcaattaaaattctgtgaaaaatgaatttttggtTTAATCCAACCTTAAAAGCTAGCTCATAAGGGGGGGATTGCTCAAGACCATATAAAAAGACCAGAGACCCTTTAACCCATCGATGTGAGATTCTAATAACCCTCCCCCCTTCAAACACCCACACGCCCAGAACTGGACATCTAGAGCGTAGACAGTATGAGATTGGGGGCCCAACATCAAAAACGAATGAATTGGGtgaagaatggatcttgggcctaactcaagcTCAAAAGTTAGCTCATAGAGGAACATTgttcaaaatcatataaggaaaccaaggaccctttaacctaATGGACTCCAACAAATTCTTTCTACTACTTCTATTCAAACATATAGAATACTTATCAACCCCCACCTGCACCCCCACACGAAACTCTTTTTTGGCATGTGTAAAATGTAGAGCttcaacataaaaagaaaaagatcataAAAGTTAGACAAGACACAATGACACATTGCTCAATTATCTTTTGACTCACTAACTTTTCCATTTAACTTTCCAATCCATATAACTTACTATAATTACTAGTAATTTACAAGAGAAAACACATAATGAACTAAGATAAATCTTCAatttaatcaaatatttataacCAAATTAATTAAGCCAAAAGCCAAAAATCCTTTTGTCTTTTGGTAGTAATTAAGTATCCACCAAGTTTCTTGCTTTTTCTCCTTACTGCAATTGCCATACAACTAGCATTCTGAATACAATATTCCACCACCCCTCCACCACCGTTACCGCCACTGCCACCACCGCCAACCACCCGATTGCTGGCCCACATCATTATCAGCCGCCACGTCATCGATCTTTTCTTCTGACCTAATATTAGAAGTGCCACGTCATGTTTCTTCGCCTCGTTTACTATTATTGGACCTTTTTCTTTGCCTTGTGCGACTGTTACTTCCACTTGGACCTGTCGTCACGGAAGATTTAACTTACATATATcgatatagtaaaaaatatatacatattattaatgtaattttatttgatgtttcaGAATATTTATCTGATAAAAGCATAATTTCTAATTATTTAAAATGGCAAATTGATGAGGTATAACACACCTCAGGTCTTTTCAGCTTGCAAGTATTCTTCATAGaagcaagaaattcaaaaattcttgGATTAATTTCCTTCTTAGGATCctcatctgaaaaaaaaaataaagaaaaaaatataaaacaacaaatTGAGTACAAAAATTTCCCTTTATAGAACCTCCATTACTAGCTATAGCTCtcatacaaaacaaaaaatgttgtaaaaaaatatttatactatTAGATTATTCAAAGAATATCTTCTAAGACGTTACAAATTACATGCTAAAATACGAAGTGTTATGAAAAGTTTTTTGTACCGACgatatatataacttaaactgAAAACACAAGATAAATGAAATGAAATACAAAGAGATATAATGGTCAAACACACACTTGACTATGACTTTTTCGTGAGCTTCACATATTccaattattagttattttttttttctatccgAATCAGCTGAACTATCAATatctatgtattaaaatataCTTCAACTATCTGTTCTTCCTCTTTCCTACCCAAACTATGCAAAAAGACGATAGTTCAGATATGTTTTTCACCGTTAGCTcgaataaaaacaagaaaataaagaaggcaAAAGAGTAAAACCTTGTTTAGAAGAATTAGGTTTAGTAACATAAAGAAGAACAAGCACATCATGGCTTTGAACGGTATGAGTTAATGCCCATTGCAATGCATTTTTAGCTTCAACACTTGAAtcaactaaaatcatgatttttcgACCAATCAACGGTGTCGGTTTTGCCACGTCACCAGAAACTTCTCCCATCGGCGCCGGCATGGCTAATGaaggattatttttttcttcattaataaTATTGTTTTTGGTGGCTTGTATTATAGGTGGTGAACGAATTTGATGAACATGAGGCCTAATTCTATTTAGGCAAAAATTTGGCATTCTAGTTCTAaccatcttttaatttttatgtgatgATCAATGTGGTGAAAAATAGTTATAAGGGTGATATTTATAAGAGGGAAGAAAAAGGAATGTGACAATAATCATGAGGTAGTTGgaagaagaaatgataatgaAAAGAATTCATCATGATCACTTTTCTTTTTAGCTTACTTTTAAAAAGAATGTTATAGTTGAGTTTAACTAGATAGGAATAAGATTTATGTATATACTATCTTCTTCTTCAGACATATTTTGGTGAgtacatcagatatattatcgttgttatagtttttttttttttttattcggtGTTCAGTGTCCACAATGGAGTCCCGGCTAATTTAGATTGCGTGTTGCAGGGCCCATTCTTGGGGTAGTCCCCACACCGAAGCCCTGTTCTgagggtagcgctcccaacaaaATTTTCTTCATACCCAAGGCTCGAATCCAAGACCTCTAATTAAGGATGGAGCAGTCCCACAACTACACCACAACCCAACCCATGTAGTGTTGTTGTTATAGTTGAATTTAAGTTCTAGATACTAATGGTGAGAAATTTACAACCAGCTCACttaaaaataatgttataaacttattatatttattaatataaattagtAACTTgttaatcaaattaaatttaagCGAAtgcatgaaaaaattattaaactaTCAGTATATATTATTGGGTGAATGAACAAAGTATAAATTGATAACTGAAAGGGATCTTTACCCAAATAATGGGTCAATTCAACGTACATATACTTTCCTAATCTGTATACATGGATTATATGCACATATTATACATCGATTGAGCATATATTgtacataaattttattatatgacatatttaagatcacagaatagataaattaaaaaaattgtaggGTTTCTCCATTAAGAATAACCCCAGCTTCTAGTATGATGAGAAATAGGTCCATGccaaatttttttctcttattttgctgttaaactttttctttttcttattgtttactgatttaataattttttgtcaCCTTTTGTGACCTTTAATTTGTTCCCTTGAGGGATTTTAGAACGTGAGTGTAATGAAGATGTAGGCCCTTTTCATCATCCTTAATTAGGATTAATTATTATTAGTGTAACAGCTGCTAATACTTTATTGGTAACTTTAATTTCCCTTGAATCTTTCATGGATTAATTAGTTGGGATGCTTTATAAATTAAAGTCcagttattttttccttttctttggaaAATGATGGAATGACCAATAGTATATTTACGCTACTAGAAAATGAGGAATTAGTTACGGATAATATTTCATATATATCGGAACATCGaaaattcatgttaatattatttAGATACGGATTAATGACAAATTATAAGAACAAGCGATGGATTAGCTGAGATTACCGATAAATTTCATAGctaatttcatgtttttttttttatgtttctatttcTTTTACCATCCAACCATTTACAAATTTGTGTTTTATATATTGATAAGGTAAAACAGGAGCTCGTTGAAGTATGTAGTTAGGGTACGGATTTAACAGAATCTAGTAGCTTTAGCTTACATTCAGTTCAATAATATCTATCATCATAGTCTGAACTTGAAAATCTTTCACAGGCTCATATAGTCAATTTGCGTTATTCCGATCATGATCATTCTTTGATAATCAATGCTTTTAGTCACGATGCTCTCAACTGAGTTGTTTAGATTCtgaaatttcatttttaattcttttgattCGAAAAAATGTGGTCGGGTTCATCTTTCTCGACCAAATCAGGTGAGAGGAACGATACAATTCAACTCGAACAAAGTGAAAAGACTGAAAACTCAACGTAAAGGAGAGAGAGGGCGATTGAGGGGACGAGACTGAAGTCCTAAAAcaataaactttaaattttaaatctgtCACCGAATCGGTGTATAATTAACAGAATTATGATTCAATGACCCCACTCTGCAAGCACAATTTTTTGTCGGCAacttaataagattaatttaattactatgTTTTAAAACTAAATTAAGTATAATTATACAATCTCTGACAATTTAACCTCATGGAGCCATTTGATACTCATCACTCATCAGTATGTTTTAACGGATATATACTGAATTATATtcctataaaataattaattgaattttaGAGCAGTGTATAATGTGTGATCATTTCTTTCTAACGCATGGATTGTATTATAAATAATTATGACAGCTTTTGTCAATCCTTATCTGCTATATATTTTTGGTGCTCGTTAATCGTATTGAAATCTGATTAATTCAGATTAATGCATTGTCAAGTTTATTTTGAAAGCGACATTCCCAATAAGATTTATTCCATTTCCAGGGCTTGAATTTCAGCTCCGACTAAAGATATATGAAGGGATGCCACCATTTCACAACACTCAGCgatggtgttttttttttttttttttacttctattgaatttaaataatatatattgtcaGTGTAAAAAGTTTTTTCACGTCATCATATCATTTTTATATGTTAACACTTAACtacagttattttattttattctcaagattttaaatttcacgttttgaaaaaaaacttacctgcttttatttttttaaaatattctttaaatgaCCCGATGGTATAAAAATCAGTTACTACtgtattatatataaaatttaaacacTAGTATTTTATTTGCTGGCTGATCATATCCTTTACTTGGATTCTAAGTCACTGTACCCAGTACTACACATatattcctttattattattattattattattattattataataataataataataataataataataataataatttagaaaattatatgATATATGAAGGAGCTTCTTGGCTTTAGTTTTAGTCATAATGTCTTTATATGTACTAGTTTAGattacgtgcgttgcacgtgtatcaaacgttaattaagaataaatatatataataataaattattatttgtatgttattttattaagtataaaaaaatttaaaatatgccgtaaaattttgaagataagAAGTGTAGTTAATTAAAGAGGAACATGATAAATTACCGTCACACAAATAACTAAGGAGAAAAATTACATGT of the Capsicum annuum cultivar UCD-10X-F1 chromosome 11, UCD10Xv1.1, whole genome shotgun sequence genome contains:
- the LOC107847058 gene encoding uncharacterized protein LOC107847058, with protein sequence MVRTRMPNFCLNRIRPHVHQIRSPPIIQATKNNIINEEKNNPSLAMPAPMGEVSGDVAKPTPLIGRKIMILVDSSVEAKNALQWALTHTVQSHDVLVLLYVTKPNSSKQDEDPKKEINPRIFEFLASMKNTCKLKRPEVQVEVTVAQGKEKGPIIVNEAKKHDVALLILGQKKRSMTWRLIMMWASNRVVGGGGSGGNGGGGVVEYCIQNASCMAIAVRRKSKKLGGYLITTKRQKDFWLLA